Proteins from a single region of Streptomyces sp. Tu 3180:
- a CDS encoding SigE family RNA polymerase sigma factor has translation MPVIAPMPAARPARIPGQRDGADDVVAAGTTVDHLTETYRAHYRSLLGLAALLLDDTASCEDVVQEAFIRVHSARKRVRDPEKTLAYLRQTVVNLSRSALRRRILGLKLLSKPMPDMASAEEGAYDQLERDSLIQAMKGLQRRQREVLVLRYFADMTEAQVAETLGISLGSVKAYGSRGIAALRLAMEAPA, from the coding sequence ATGCCGGTGATCGCGCCCATGCCCGCAGCGCGGCCCGCCCGCATACCCGGTCAGCGTGACGGCGCCGACGACGTCGTGGCGGCCGGCACCACCGTCGACCATCTCACCGAGACCTACCGCGCGCACTACCGCTCGCTGCTGGGCCTCGCGGCGCTCCTCCTCGACGACACCGCCTCCTGCGAGGACGTCGTCCAGGAGGCGTTCATCCGGGTGCACTCCGCCCGCAAACGCGTCCGCGACCCCGAGAAGACCCTGGCGTACCTGCGGCAGACGGTCGTCAACCTGTCCCGTTCCGCGCTGCGCCGCCGCATCCTCGGTCTCAAGCTGCTCTCCAAGCCGATGCCCGACATGGCGAGCGCGGAGGAGGGCGCCTACGACCAGCTGGAGCGCGACTCCCTCATCCAGGCGATGAAGGGGCTGCAGCGCCGCCAGCGCGAGGTGCTGGTGCTGCGCTACTTCGCGGACATGACCGAGGCTCAGGTCGCCGAGACGCTCGGCATCTCGCTGGGCTCGGTGAAGGCGTACGGCTCGCGCGGCATCGCGGCGCTGCGGCTGGCCATGGAGGCCCCGGCATGA